The DNA sequence TGCGCGTGTTCAGCCCCGTCACCCGGATGCGGTCCACGGTGGGGTTGAAGTCGAAGCCCACCGCGTTGACGGCCTCAAGCGTCGAGCCCAGGTCCAGGGTAGTCGGGCCGGCGCCCACGGCCGTGGCTACGGCCGTGGCGCGGTTGATAATGTAGAGCCGCGACTCACCGTTGGCGGGGTTGTAGCCCAGGCCAAACAGCTGGCCGGTGTTGGGCCGGAAGTCGGTGCCCACCAGCGTCTGGCCGGCGCTCAGGCCGGTAATGGCCGTGGAGGACAGCAGAAAGTCGGGCCGGCCGGAGTTAAACGAAATCAGGTTGCCGGTCGGCGTCACGGCGTAGAGCAGCTGCCCGCTGGGGGCCGGGGCGGTCCGGTCGATGCGAATGGCAATGTCGGTGATGCCGGGGGCCGGGTTGGCGTTGGTGGGTGGGTCGAAGGGGCTGCCGCCGCCCACGCCGCCTTCCAGCGTCACGGTGCCGTCGCCCAGGTTCAGGGCATACACGGCCGTGACAAACTGCCCGGCCCGCGTGGGCTCCGGGTCGGGGCCGTTGATGCTCAAATAGGCTTTCTGGACGCGGGTAGTGGGGTTGGTAAAGATGTCCAGGTCGGTGCTGACACCGGGCGTGTTCAGCGGAATCGGGGTCTTGATGGTCGTGGTCGTGTTCAGCTTGCCGTCGTTGGGCGGGTTCTGAATCGTGAGCAGGGAGCGTTCCTCATCCACGCTGTAGAGCACGGTAGCCGTCGAGCCGATAAAGCTGTTGGTATACGCCACCGAGCCGATAAACGGGTTCTGGCCGAAGTTGGCGTCGCCGGCGTTGTAGGCCAGTGCGCCATCGGGCGTTACGGTGCCGTCGTTGGGGTTCAGGCGCAGGTTCTGGTCGTTGGTGCTCACCACCCGGATGCGGTCCACGGTGGGGTTGAAGTCGAAGCCGATCCGGTCGAGGTTCGTGCCCAGGTTCAGGGAGTTGGCGCCGCCCACGGCCGTAGCCGGCACCTGCGTCACGGCCAGCGGACTTTCGTAGTTGAGGGTGTAAAGCTGGGCCTGCTGGGCCGTGGCGTTGTAGCCCAGGGCAAACAGCTGCCCGGTCGCGGGCCGGAAGTCGATGCCCACCAGCACCTGCCCCGCCGTTACGCCGACGATAGTCTTGCGGCTGCGCACGGTGGGGTTGGCGATGTCAACCGAGGTCAGGTCGGTGCCGGATAAGCCAAAAACGGTCTGGGCCGTGGCGGCGGGGCTGCCCGTGAGCAGCAGCGCGGCCCCCAGCGCGGCACCGCGCAGCCAGGAAGGCAAGCCAGAAGTACGCGCCGGAGGCGGGAGTAGGGGTAGAGGCATCAGCGAACAGAATAGAGGTGAAAGGATGAAAAGAACGGTTGCCCGCGGGCAGTAGAAGAGCTACGGAAGCGCGGTAGATATTGGATTGCGAAAAAAGGATTAAAAATAGATTAATATGCTGAAAATCAGGATGAGCTTAGCGGCCAGGGCGGGGGCGCCGGCAATCCATTGCCGCTGGCCTGCGTACACCGGGCAGGAGTCCGTCATTCTTTGCCTTGCCATGTCGTTAGTTTCCTGTCTTCGCCCGGCCGCCGCGCTGGTGCTGCTCGTGGCCCCCGCCTGTAGCTTCGATTTGAATGAGCGCCCCAATGCCGGGAGCATTACCACGGATGAGCCCGTGGCGGCCGCCTTGCAGGACGTGCGCTGGGAGCTGCGGGAGCTGGGCGGGCAGCCCGCGCCCCGCACCGAGCGCCGCCCGTTTCTGCTGCTGCGCAACAACCGCCCCCGGGTAGAGGGCCGGGCCGCCTGCAACCAGTTCTCGGGCCCCTACACCCTGGCCGAGCGGGGCCGCCTGCGCCTGGGCCCCCTGGTCACGACCCGCAGCGCCTGCCCCGACCTGGCCGCCGAGGGCGCCTTCCTGCAAGCCCTCAACCAGGCCCAGCACTACCGGCTCAGCCGCAACACCCTGACCCTCTACGCCGCCGACACCCTCGGCACCCCCCTAGCCCGGCTGGAAGCGGTGAATGAGTGAATGAGTGAATGAGTGAGGTGGTCGTTCAACGCCCGTGGGTCATTGCGAGCTTGCGAAGCAGTCCGTCCGCTGCTGGTGACCAATGATCTTTTACCAAAAAGCCCTTTATCGGTGATTCGATAAAGGGCTTTTCACATCAGGAGGCTCCACACATTTCAGAGGACGGATTGCTTCGCAAGCTCACAATGACACGGGTTGTTGAACGACCACCTCACTCATTCACTCATTCACTCATTCACCGCTTCACTCATTCACTACTCCACTACCAGCTTGCCGGTGCGGGGCTGGCCTTGGGCGTCGGTGGTGCGCAGGGTGTAGAGGCCTGGGGCGAGGCCCCGCACCGATACCCGGGCGGCGGCCGAGACGGTTGTTTCGCGGGCTACGCGGCCCCGCGCGTCGAACAGCTGCACGCGGGTGCCGGCGAGCAAGCCGGGCAGGCTCACCTCGGCGGCCGCCGGATTGGGGAACAGGCCCAGCGCCTGGGGGCGGGCCGGGGCCGTGGTCAGGGTCGGGTCGCCGAGGCGGGCCAGGAAGTTGCCGGTAGCAGCACTGCCGCTGCTGACTGTCCGGTTGTCGAAAGCGCAGGTGCCCGAGAACGTGCCGAACGCATAGTAGTAGGGCGAGCCAACGCCCACGTAGTAGCCCACGTCGGAGCCCGGGCCGCCGGCCTGCTGCACCCAGTCGAGCTGCCCGTCGGGGCGGTAGGCGGCCACGGCCACGTCGTTGCCGCCGGCGCTGGTCAGCGTCAGGGAGCCGTAGCGGGCCCCCGTGTTGAAGTAGCCCGCCACGTGGGGCTTGCCGCCCGGGTCGAGGCTGAGGCCGCCCCAGCCGTCGGAGCCGGGCCCGCCGCTGGCCGCCACCCAGCTCAGCGCCCCCAGGGGTGAATATTTAGCCAGGTAGCCATCCAGGCCGCCGGCGCCGGGCAGGGCGATGGTGCCAAAGGTGGTGGGCCCAGCAAAGGAGCCGGCCAGGTAGAGGTTGCCATCGGCGTCGGCCTGCACATCGTTTACCCGCTCGTCGCTCGGGCCGCCTTCCTGCCGCACCCAGGCGGCCTGGCCCTGCGGGTCGTAGCCGATGAGTAGCAGGTCATTGTTGCCGCGCGGGGTGTAGGCCGGGCTGCCGCTTGCCTGAATGGGCACGGTAAAGCTCGTGACGACGTACACGTCGCCGCGCGCGGCCACGGCCAGGCGGGGCGGCTGGTAGGTGGTCGGGCCCGAGGGCGGCTGGTAGTCGAAGGCCGGGGTGAGGCGGCGGGCCTCGCCGGTGGCGGCGCGCAGCTGGAGCAGGAAGGCGCCAAACCCGGTGGGGGTGCTGAGGCCCACGACCGGCGTACCAAAGCTCATCGAGCTGGTGTAGAGGCCGGTGGCGTAGACGTTGCCCAGCGCATCTGTTCCGATGGAGGCGGCGCTGACCCCGGTGCTGGCGGCGGGCGAGCTCTGCGCGGCCCACTGGGGCACCCCCTGGGGCGACACCCGAACCACGAAGACTTTCGAGGCGGTGTTGATACTGGTGAGCTGTAGGCCGTTGGTGGTCAGGGGTATGGGGCCGGTAAAGGTGCCGGTCACGTAGGCATTGCCGGCCGCGTCGAGGGCCACGTCGGTAGCCAGCTCGTTGCTGGCCGTGCTGAAGGAGAACACCCAGGCCACCGTGCCGGTGGGGGTGTATTTCACCAGGTACCCGTCGCTGAGGCCCCGGCTGACGAGGGTGGTGGTGCCGATGGTGATGCTGCCCGTGAAGCTGCCGGCCGCGTAGGTGTTGCCGGCCGCATCGGAGGCCAGGGCCCCGGCGGCGGTGGGCGCAAAGCCGGGCGCGTAGGCATTAAGCCAGGTGGGCGGGTTGATCTGGGCCTGGGCCGCGGGCAGGGAGTAGGCAAAGGCCGCCAGCACGAAGGCCGCGCGGCGCAAAGAATCAGGGGTAGAAATAGGCATTGCCAAAGATTGCCAAAGAAGCCTAGCCGCGCAAACGGCCGCGCCGGCGGCAAAGGACTCCCGCACCCGAAGGAGGTGTTTCTTACTACCGCAAAGCCCTTCACCACCGGAGCAGCAAAGGGCTTTGTCACGCTGGCACAAGCAGCAGTGGGGTATGCGAGCAAGGTCCGTCGCCCAGCTCAGAATGACAGACGAAAAAACTACACCCTCATTCACTCATTCACCCATTCACTCATTCACTCTACGGCGCAGCAGCATGCCCAGCCCGCCGCCGGCCAGCAGCACGGCGGCGGCCAGGGGCAGGCCGGCGGTAGCAGATGGCCCGGGGGCGGGGACCGTAGCGGCGGCCAGCGCCCGGCGCTCCAGGGCGTCGAGGCGGGTTTTGAGGGCGGCATTTTCGGCTTGCAGGGCGGCCAGCTGCCGGGCCTGCGCGGTGGTGCGGGCGTCGAGGGCCTGCACGCCGGCCAGGGCCACGCCGTCGGCATCCACGGTGCTGATGCTGATGCTGTCGGGGCCCAGGCCGAAGGCCCGGCGGAAGTCCTGGGCTATGGGGCCCAGGTGGCGCACGGTGGCCGGGTCGGCCTTGTAGCTCCAGCGCGTGATGGGCACCTGGCGCAGGCGGCGGAGCACGTCTTCGCCCGCAACGACTTCAAACCGGTGCTTCTTGCGGCGGTCGGAGGTGTTGGTCCAGGTGCCGCCGGTGCTCAGGTAGGCCCCGGTGGAGGTGGAAATTACCGCATTCGACTGCCCCCAGTTGCTGGTTACGCTGCCCGACTGGAAGGTAACGCCAGTGGTCAGGTTGCTGCTGGTGAAGACGCGGAAGCCGCCCGTCACGCGCCAGTTGGCCGAGTGGTTCACGCCCGCCCGGAAAGCATTATTGTTCGCGCCGCTGTTGTCGTGCGTTACGGAACGGTCGGCGAAAACAAAGGAGCCCTGCCGGGCGTTGGTGTGCGCGTCGTAGCCCAGGGCCACCGAGGCCGCGCCGGAGGCAATGGAGTATTCGCCCACGGCAAAGGCGTTGATTTGGGCGGCCGTCACGTCCTTGCCGAAAGCAGCGGTGTAGTCGCCGCTGGCCCGGCAGTTGTAGCCGGCGGCGGTAGAGTAGTTGCCGATGTTGGCCGCGTCCCACTGGGTGCCGTTGATGGAGCCGGCCCGGAAAGCGGCCTTTTCGGGGTACCACACCAGGCGGGTGCCACTGCCTTCGGCCGGCACGTACTGGCCGAAGGCGTCGCCGTCGTAGTCGCCGCCCAGGAGCAGGCCCCCGGTCGAGAAGACGGTGAGGCGGGCGGCGCTGGGGTTGCGCTTGCGCACCACCAGCAGGGTATCGGGGCCCTGGGCCGAGGCGGCCAGGGGCGGCAGCAGGGCCAGGGCCAGGGCCAACAGGCCGGCCGCCCGGCGCAGAAGAGCGGAGAAGTTGTCCATGAGAATCAGGGAGGGTAAACGGTGCAAAGTCCTGGTAAAGGTAGTTATATAGCTAAAACCAAATGAACGGCCGGCGGCCGGGCGCTGACTTGGCCGGCGGGCATACAAAAAGCCCCGCCGGGGCGGGGCTTCAACACGCCCCCTGGAAAGCCGCCGGGGCGGCGGCCCCTGCCCGGGCGGGGTGCCTAGCTCAGATCAATGAAGAAGGTGGTGCCTTTATTCTCGCGGCTCTCCAGCCAGATCCTGCCCTCGTGCAGCTCCACGATCTGCTTGGTGATGAACAGGCCCAGGCCGGTGGTGGTGTCGCCGTAGAGGCCGGGGCGCTGGGCCGCGCCGAACTTGTCGAAGACGTGGGGCTGCAGGGCTTCGGGAATGCCCAGGCCGGTATCGTGGACGATGAGGCGGATGTGGCCCGCGTGCTTTTCCAGGCGCACCGACACCCGGCCGCCGCTGGGCGTAAACTTCAGGGCGTTGCTGAGCAGGTTGTCCAGGATGCGGCCCAGCTTGTCGGGGTGAATGTCGGCGTGCTCGGCCTGGGGCGGCAGGGTGAGCACCAGCTCGATGCCGCGCTCCTGGGCGGCCAGGCGGAAGGTTGCCAGGCGCTCGTCGAGGAAGGCGTTGAGGTTGGTGTGGTGCTTTTCCTGGCGCGTCGATTCGAGCTGGCCCAGGTAGAGCACGTCGTTGAGCAGGGCGTGGGCCTGGCCGCAGGAGTGGCCGATCAGGTTGAGGAAAGTGGCGACGCCCTCGGGGTTGCTGGCCGAGCGCAGGGCCAGCAGCTCCTCGTCGCGCCGCAGCAGCTCCATCACCATCTGGATGTGGGCCACGGGGCTGCGCAAATCGTGGGCTATCAGGTGCAGCACCGTTTCCTGCGCATCGTAGAGCCGCTTGTGGGATATTTCGAGCTTCTTCCGGTCGCTGATGTCCTCCAGGGTGGTGTAGCCCAGGTCGCCGCCGTTGTCCTGAAAGAGCACGGCCGTGACCTGGCACCAGAACGACGAGCCGTCGGGGCGGCGCAGGCAGGTTTCGAGCGAGAAGCTGCGCAGCTTGTGGGCCCACAGGCGGGTTTGCAGCTCGTGCCAGTCGGCGTTGTGGTCGGGGTGGGCAAACTCCAGGATGCGCTTGCCCACTAGGTCATCGGGGCCGGCCAGGTCGAGCATCTCCACCAGGGCCGGGTTAACCTGCAGAATGGTCAGGTCGGGGGCAATGATTTTGTGGCCCAGGGGCGAGTTCTCGAACACGGTGCGGAAGCGGGCCTGGCTGAGCTGATACTCGGCGTCGAGGCTCTGCTGCCGGGCGGCTACCTCCCGCAGCCGGGCGTTTTCCTCGCGCAGCGCCCGGAGCTCGGCTTCCGGGTCGTGGGCAGGGGACAGGGAGCAGGGAGCAGAGGCCATAGAGCAGGGGCGCGGCAGCGGAGCCGGCTGGTAAGGTAGCGGAATGTTCGGTGGTAATGGCTTGGGGGTGCCTCACGGGCGCCTCACCCCCCGGCCCCCTCTCCGAAAAAGGAGAGGGGGAGCCGGACGAAGGGGGTGCTTCACTCTTCGGACGGGCGCCTCACCCCCCGGCCCCCTCTCCGGAAGAGAGGGGGAGCCAGACGAAGGGGGTGAGATGGTTCGGCGGGACGTTCTCTTTGCGGTGGTATCTTCCGGCCTTCTTTCCAGCTTCCTTCCGACTTCTTCCCGGCTATCTTCCGGCTTCTTTTTGGCTTTCTTCCGCCCTTCTTCGCACCGCTGACTGCTGCCGTTATGCATCTTGACCTGAACTTACTGGAGCGTTGGCTGACGGGGTGGAGCCTGGCCCGGGGTGTGGCGCTGCCCCGGGCCGGCGGGGGCGGGTTGGTGGTGGAGGTGGGCTGGCCGGGGCAGGTGCGGCGGCATGTGTTCGTGGAGGCCGGCCCGGCGCTGCGCGCCTGCGCGGCCCGCATCCGGGAGCCGTTGGTGTACCTGAAAGCAGCCGTGGGTCCCGACGAGCTGCGGCGGGCGCTGCCGGCGGCCTGGCAGATCGAGGAGGCCCGTTACCTGATGTACTGCCCCGGCCCGATGGCGGCCCCCGCCGGGGAGCTGCCCGCCGGGTACGCGGTGCAGCTCGGCGTCGAGCACGGGGCCTCGGTGCTGTGCCTGGTGGATGCGGCCGGGCAGACCGCCGCCACGGGCCGGGTGGTGGTGCACCGGGGCACGGCAGTGTTCGACCGGATTGAAACGATGGAAGGATACCGCCGCCGGGGGCTGGGCTCGGCCGTGATGCACGCCCTGGATCAGCTGGCGCGGCAGGCCGGCGCCACCGAGCGCCTGCTCGTGGCCACCGAGCAGGGCCGGGCGCTGTACCAGCGCCTGGGCTGGCGGGTGGTAGCGCCCTACTCGACGGCCGTGCTGGCGGCCCTGTAAGGGCCCGGGCCGCCGGGGCCGGCCCACCGCGAGGAGCCGCCGGGCGGTCCGGGGCTTGCTGGCCCGGGGGAATTGCCGACTTTCGCGCCGTACTTCCGGCAGCTGCCCGCGTGGGGTGGCCGCCGCCTTAGCCTTGCGCCGATGAAACGTCTGCTTTGCCTTGTGTTGCTGCTGTTGCCGGGCCCGGCCCTGTATGCCAAAACCCCGGCTGCCCTGGAGCAGGACCTGGTGCGGCAGGCGAAGCGCATCAGCTACTGGGCCGACTACGCCGATGACGCCCCCGGCCTGAACCCGGCCGACTCGCTGGCCCGGGCCAACGCCGGGCTGCGCCGCCTACTGCTGGCCTACACCGCCGCCGAGCCCGCCACGCTCACCTACGCCTTTGCCCGGCTGCGGCAGGAGCACGTCACCATCGCCACGTCTGCGGACGGGCGGCTGCGCATCTACTCCTGGGACACGCGGCAGGGCGGCACCATGCGCTTCTTCGCCAACGTGTTTCAGTACCGGGCCGGGGGCGGGGTGGTGCGCAGCCGGGCCCTGCCCCGCCCGGCCACCGACGCGGGCCAGGAGTACATTGATATCTTCGCCGTGCCGCGCGGCACCCAGACCTGCTACCTGGCCTACAGCCAGGCCGTGTACTCCAGCCACGACTGCTACCAGCAGGTGAAGGGCTTTGCCCTCGAAAGCGGCCGCCTCAACCCCGATGCCCGGCTGATCCGGACCGGCTCGGGGCTGCGCAACACCCTGGGCTTTGCCTTCGACTTCTTCTCGGTGGCCGGCCGCCCCGAGCGGCCCGTGCGCCTGATCGGCTACGACCCCAAAACCCGGGTGCTGACCCTGCCGGTGGTGTGGGCCGATGGCCGGGTGACGGAGAAGAAGATTCGGTATGTGTTTGACGGGGTGGTGTTTGGGAAGGCGAAGTAGGGAGCGGGCCGGAAGCCCGGGACCGGCTTTGGTCCTGCTATTGCGGGCGTAGGTACCGGGCATAGGCGGAAAAGTGTAACGGGCCGGGGGCGGGTAGTGGTGGGTGTTGCTAAGCTGTTAGCTTTGAGAAGGTTTACTCTTTTATTCACCCTCTTTATCACTAACAAGCCACATGGCACGCGTTAACAACAACATCATTACCCAGGGCCTGAGCGGCACGCTGGGCGGCACCCTGGTTTTCCGGCAGTCGGGAAACCGCACCATCGTTTCGACGGCCCCGCGGGAAACGGACCGGGAGCCCTCGGCCAAGCAGCTGGCTCACCAGCAACGGTTTCAGGAAGCGGCCCTGTATGCCAAAGCCCAGTTGGCTACGCCCGAGGGCAAGGCCGAGTATGAGGCCGCCCGCGACGAAAACAACAACAGCGCCTACGCCATTGCCGTGGCCGACTTCATGCAGGCGCCCGACATCCGGGAGCTGGACCTGAGCAATTACACCGGCAAAGTGGGGGACACCATCCGGGCCCGGGTGACGGACAACTTCAAGGTGGTGGGCGTGACGGTGCGGATCGAAAACAGCGACGGTAGCCTGGTGGAGGAAGGCCCGGCCATGCAGCAGCCCAACGCGGTTGATTGGGTATTCACGGCCAAGAAAGCCAATACCAGCC is a window from the Hymenobacter aquaticus genome containing:
- a CDS encoding META domain-containing protein, yielding MSLVSCLRPAAALVLLVAPACSFDLNERPNAGSITTDEPVAAALQDVRWELRELGGQPAPRTERRPFLLLRNNRPRVEGRAACNQFSGPYTLAERGRLRLGPLVTTRSACPDLAAEGAFLQALNQAQHYRLSRNTLTLYAADTLGTPLARLEAVNE
- a CDS encoding T9SS type A sorting domain-containing protein yields the protein MPISTPDSLRRAAFVLAAFAYSLPAAQAQINPPTWLNAYAPGFAPTAAGALASDAAGNTYAAGSFTGSITIGTTTLVSRGLSDGYLVKYTPTGTVAWVFSFSTASNELATDVALDAAGNAYVTGTFTGPIPLTTNGLQLTSINTASKVFVVRVSPQGVPQWAAQSSPAASTGVSAASIGTDALGNVYATGLYTSSMSFGTPVVGLSTPTGFGAFLLQLRAATGEARRLTPAFDYQPPSGPTTYQPPRLAVAARGDVYVVTSFTVPIQASGSPAYTPRGNNDLLLIGYDPQGQAAWVRQEGGPSDERVNDVQADADGNLYLAGSFAGPTTFGTIALPGAGGLDGYLAKYSPLGALSWVAASGGPGSDGWGGLSLDPGGKPHVAGYFNTGARYGSLTLTSAGGNDVAVAAYRPDGQLDWVQQAGGPGSDVGYYVGVGSPYYYAFGTFSGTCAFDNRTVSSGSAATGNFLARLGDPTLTTAPARPQALGLFPNPAAAEVSLPGLLAGTRVQLFDARGRVARETTVSAAARVSVRGLAPGLYTLRTTDAQGQPRTGKLVVE
- a CDS encoding tail fiber domain-containing protein; amino-acid sequence: MHRLPSLILMDNFSALLRRAAGLLALALALLPPLAASAQGPDTLLVVRKRNPSAARLTVFSTGGLLLGGDYDGDAFGQYVPAEGSGTRLVWYPEKAAFRAGSINGTQWDAANIGNYSTAAGYNCRASGDYTAAFGKDVTAAQINAFAVGEYSIASGAASVALGYDAHTNARQGSFVFADRSVTHDNSGANNNAFRAGVNHSANWRVTGGFRVFTSSNLTTGVTFQSGSVTSNWGQSNAVISTSTGAYLSTGGTWTNTSDRRKKHRFEVVAGEDVLRRLRQVPITRWSYKADPATVRHLGPIAQDFRRAFGLGPDSISISTVDADGVALAGVQALDARTTAQARQLAALQAENAALKTRLDALERRALAAATVPAPGPSATAGLPLAAAVLLAGGGLGMLLRRRVNE
- a CDS encoding PAS domain-containing sensor histidine kinase; the protein is MASAPCSLSPAHDPEAELRALREENARLREVAARQQSLDAEYQLSQARFRTVFENSPLGHKIIAPDLTILQVNPALVEMLDLAGPDDLVGKRILEFAHPDHNADWHELQTRLWAHKLRSFSLETCLRRPDGSSFWCQVTAVLFQDNGGDLGYTTLEDISDRKKLEISHKRLYDAQETVLHLIAHDLRSPVAHIQMVMELLRRDEELLALRSASNPEGVATFLNLIGHSCGQAHALLNDVLYLGQLESTRQEKHHTNLNAFLDERLATFRLAAQERGIELVLTLPPQAEHADIHPDKLGRILDNLLSNALKFTPSGGRVSVRLEKHAGHIRLIVHDTGLGIPEALQPHVFDKFGAAQRPGLYGDTTTGLGLFITKQIVELHEGRIWLESRENKGTTFFIDLS
- a CDS encoding GNAT family N-acetyltransferase; amino-acid sequence: MHLDLNLLERWLTGWSLARGVALPRAGGGGLVVEVGWPGQVRRHVFVEAGPALRACAARIREPLVYLKAAVGPDELRRALPAAWQIEEARYLMYCPGPMAAPAGELPAGYAVQLGVEHGASVLCLVDAAGQTAATGRVVVHRGTAVFDRIETMEGYRRRGLGSAVMHALDQLARQAGATERLLVATEQGRALYQRLGWRVVAPYSTAVLAAL